A window of the Drosophila simulans strain w501 chromosome 2L, Prin_Dsim_3.1, whole genome shotgun sequence genome harbors these coding sequences:
- the LOC6732978 gene encoding uncharacterized protein LOC6732978 isoform X2 — protein sequence MNVRKMLLQFVMKFICCELKKLKTNLTMFLIFFWIIWFSQIIAISTVFMSFPEIITELPTVTITELPLDRVKNRLDSVILDGSPATAGNHSDEEQHQQQQPHEDQHMQVLEADEEVPQKDEQMPKINDPGGGIQVDGMVAQEAATVGETQESSEELQPGSAAFNETEGTANLTNANEEVPMPVFSEWAQKQMEAEASREQAMELEQQVVNKSAQRKNNTGSSSGKPPTLKLRSKNYASPDCGAKIIAHNSESKHTEAVLTQSTDEYMLSTCESRIWFVVELCEAIQAQKVDVANYELFSSSPKNFTVAVSKRFPTRDWSNVGRFAAEDKRTIQTFELHPHLFGKFVRVDITSHYSNEHFCPLSLFRVFGTSEYEAFETEIRPSDDLDDFYDDYGAQEQKAAVGSGGNIFQSASDAVMQMVKKAAEVLVKPTKALKWSEESVLCQTPAFEAYSCSNCNATLVERINSLLSCQFQQLQALLSLSRLRSDLLNSRVCHEEFGISLTGSEFASKMGKEQSYFLSILPAEHVGAMCKLIQAEQNVTDQNHTKAPSLKQHVSSPEPVQDNATATGVRQDCENSKERQPRKTPTKDPLTPSLEVVVPEVSQEVPSLEDQSSTSSETVSTTNSTPADVNIFNMPSESEEVVKVQLSPEPTLPTTLQPSDVESFTDAPSTNALPASSEANGDLGMEEGNPANWDGIDNLLTTTVASITAGGGAAAAAAAVVNGNGNIGGAGVVGAGGPASVSSVNMQQKLTNGAQSESVFIRLSNRIKALERNMSLSGQYLEELSRRYKKQVEELQQTLTQQTLTVRQLEDQSRRYVEQEQLYQQHSAELAGEVRALSYQVQACILVIIIVGTCIVLMLVLGTVYYRKLRRQQQQLLKKDQADHPPVAAKPKLDRRKSYEQMPNQSTPKQRRPSEEAMLILKECGDSNMQELDPPSRQRKISVCYGSNNNIAANMAIANTNGGASVRNSLHRRKGAKHSWHNSLDTTETICGEQTDKFFDVDTLKSIKQSCGKPGKKKSHQQLKPLGLKRQESAPATYTPDLQAEEPATQSDFDESLMLDDDDLANFIPTSDLAYNEFMPEGPSGYQIVDTVDGKPGKEPGTKKSRRLSSPAFFKSPFSKSKNKGYSFNGVKNSHSVHEPTSWEWYRLKRSEKHQQQQQAKLASKSLPSASLDSSSLSEVNFPLNSSTAQNSFRILGEAILSSGEGRITPNGNGNAMSGGLASSSSGSGSGGSTTSSTTKKKQRALNNLFRKAFDF from the exons ATGAATGTAAGAAAAATGCTGCTACAGTTCGTTATGAAGTTCATTTGTTGTGAGTTGAAAAAGCTGAAAACCAACCTGACCATGTTTCTGATATTCTTCTGGATCATATGGTTCTCCCAAATAATAGCCATATCAACGGTGTTCATGAG CTTTCCCGAGATCATTACGGAGCTGCCAACTGTCACAATAACTGAACTCCCGCTGGATCGAGTTAAGAACCGCCTGGATTCGGTTATCCTGGACGGGTCCCCGGCCACAGCCGGAAACCATAGCGATgaggagcagcatcagcagcagcaacctcATGAAGACCAGCACATGCAAGTGCTGGAGGCTGACGAGGAAGTTCCTCAAAAAG ATGAGCAAATGCCGAAGATAAACGATCCCGGCGGAGGCATTCAAGTGGATGGAATGGTCGCACAAGAAGCTGCGACAGTGGGCGAAACCCAAGAGAGCAGCGAGGAGTTGCAGCCCGGATCAGCTGCATTCAATGAGACAGAGGGTACTGCTAACCTGACGAATGCCAACGAGGAAGTGCCCATGCCAGTGTTTTCCGAGTGGGCGCAGAAGCAAATGGAGGCGGAGGCCAGCAGGGAGCAGGccatggagctggagcagcaggtggTAAATAAGTCCGCCCAACGCAAGAACAACACTGGATCTTCCAGTGGAAAGCCGCCGACACTGAAGCTGCGCTCCAAGAACTACGCCTCGCCGGACTGCGGAGCCAAGATCATCGCACACAACTCGGAGTCCAAGCATACGGAGGCTGTGCTAACCCAATCCACCGATGAGTACATGCTGAGTACTTGCGAAAGTCGGATTTGGTTCGTAGTGGAGCTATGCGAGGCCATTCAGGCGCAGAAGGTGGACGTGGCCAACTATGAGCTGTTCAGTTCGTCCCCCAAAAACTTTACGGTGGCCGTCTCGAAGCGATTCCCCACCCGAGACTGGAGCAATGTGGGACGCTTCGCGGCGGAGGACAAGCGAACAATCCAGACTTTTGAGCTCCATCCCCACTTATTTGGAAAATTCGTGCGCGTCGATATCACCTCGCACTACTCCAATGAGCACTTTTGTCCGCTTTCGTTGTTCCGAGTGTTTGGCACCTCCGAGTACGAGGCTTTCGAAACGGAAATCCGACCAAGCGATGACCTGGACGATTTCTACGATGACTACGGCGCTCAAGAACAGAAGGCAGCCGTgggcagtggtggcaacaTCTTTCAAAGCGCCTCGGATGCAGTGATGCAAATGGTCAAGAAGGCCGCAGAGGTTCTTGTAAAGCCCACAAAGGCTCTGAAGTGGTCAGAGGAATCGGTGCTCTGTCAAACGCCAGCATTTGAAGCCTACAGCTGTAGCAATTGCAATGCCACCCTGGTAGAGAGGATTAACAGTCTTTTGTCCTGCCAgttccagcagctgcaggcgcTCCTCAGTCTTAGTCGCTTGCGGTCAGATCTTTTGAACAGTCGCGTATGCCACGAGGAGTTCGGCATAAGCCTAACGGGCTCGGAGTTCGCAAGTAAAATGGGCAAGGAGCAGAGCTATTTCCTCAGTATCTTGCCAGCGGAGCACGTGGGAGCCATGTGTAAACTGATTCAGGCGGAGCAGAATGTGACTGACCAAAACCATACAAAGGCGCCTTCTCTGAAGCAACACGTCAGCTCACCAGAACCAGTGCAGGATAACGCCACAGCTACGGGTGTTCGTCAGGATTGTGAGAACAGTAAGGAACGCCAGCCGAGAAAAACGCCCACAAAGGACCCGCTAACACCAAGTCTTGAGGTTGTGGTGCCCGAGGTAAGCCAAGAAGTGCCTTCATTGGAAGACCAGTCGTCGACCTCCAGCGAAACAGTCTCCACAACGAACTCCACGCCTGCCGAcgtaaatatattcaatatgCCGTCGGAATCTGAGGAAGTGGTTAAAGTGCAGCTTTCTCCGGAGCCAACACTTCCAACAACCTTGCAGCCCAGCGATGTGGAATCGTTCACTGACGCTCCTAGCACAAATGCACTCCCTGCCTCTAGTGAAGCGAACGGAGATCTGGGTATGGAGGAGGGTAATCCGGCTAACTGGGACGGCATTGACAACCTACTGACCACGACGGTGGCTTCGATAACCGCTGGCGGAGgtgcagctgccgctgcagccgccGTGGTGAACGGAAACGGCAACATCGGAGGAGCCGGCGTTGTCGGAGCAGGAGGACCAGCCAGTGTGTCCAGTGTTAACATGCAGCAGAAACTGACAAATGGAGCCCAGTCGGAGAGTGTGTTCATCAGGCTCTCCAATCGCATAAAG GCGCTCGAACGAAACATGTCGCTTTCTGGACAATACCTGGAGGAGCTCTCGAGGCGCTACAAGAAGCaagtggaggagctgcagcagacGCTGACACAACAGACGCTCACGGTGCGCCAACTGGAGGATCAAAGCAGGCGGTACGtagagcaggagcagctgtaCCAGCAGCACAGCGCGGAGTTGGCCGGCGAGGTGAGGGCATTGTCGTACCAGGTGCAGGCCTGCATCCTGGTCATCATCATTGTGGGCACCTGCATCGTCCTGATGCTCGTCCTGGGCACTGTATACTATCGCAAGCTGCgacgccagcaacaacagctacTGAAGAAGGACCAGGCGGACCATCCACCTGTGGCTGCAAAACCGAAACTGGATCGCCGTAAGTCCTATGAACAGATGCCAAATCAAAGCACACCCAAGCAACGGCGCCCAAGTGAGGAGGCCATGCTCATTCTGAAGGAGTGCGGGGACAGCAACATGCAGGAGCTGGATCCACCAAGCCGACAGCGCAAAATTTCCGTTTGCtatggcagcaacaataacataGCCGCCAATATGGCGATTGCCAACACAAATGGCGGTGCAAGTGTTCGAAATTCTCTGCACAGGCGAAAGGGAGCCAAGCACTCGTGGCACAACAGTCTGGATACCACGGAGACGATCTGCGGCGAGCAAACGGACAAGTTCTTCGATGTGG ACACGCTTAAAAGCATAAAGCAAAGCTGCGGTAAGCCGGGCAAGAAGAAATCCCATCAGCAACTGAAACCATTGGGCCTTAAGCGCCAGGAATCCGCGCCAGCCACCTATACGCCGGATTTGCAAGCTGAAGAACCAGCCACGCAGAGCGACTTCGACGAGAGCCTGATGCTTGACGATGATGATCTAGCTAACTTTATACCCACCAGCGATTTGGCCTACAATGAGTTTATGCCAGAAGGACCCTCGGGCTACCAGATTGTGGACACAGTAGACGGAAAACCTGGCAAAGAGCCAGGCACCAAGAAATCGAGACGCCTGTCCTCGCCGGCATTCTTTAAGTCGCCCTTTAGCAAGAGCAAAAACAAGGGCTACAGCTTTAATGGCGTCAAAAACAGTCATTCGGTGCACGAGCCCACATCCTGGGAGTGGTACCGCCTCAAGCGAAGCGAaaagcaccagcagcaacagcaggcgaAGCTGGCCAGCAAGAGTCTGCCCAGCGCTAGCCTGGACAGCTCGTCGCTGTCGGAGGTAAACTTTCCACTTAACTCCAGCACCGCACAGAATTCGTTTCGCATACTGGGCGAGGCCATTCTGTCCTCCGGGGAGGGACGCATCACCCCGAATGGGAATGGCAACGCAATGTCTGGTGGTCTGGCAAGCAGCAGtagtggaagtggcagtggtggcagcACCACCTCATCCACCaccaagaagaagcagcgcGCCCTTAACAACCTCTTTCGCAAGGCCTTCGATTTTTAA
- the LOC6732978 gene encoding uncharacterized protein LOC6732978 isoform X1, with translation MQMRLHLVRFMFINLLLSCCFWLYDNVAAADSQIPSSDGGSAKDAARKTHIEPEEPAAPPRPEPPPPPLRDGAGVLLPSPQEAAPFVATSSSSSAPVPQTGNRPISGDTSVPVKELPALSDQQRANSHSEYVSEIDLAADVGGSSTAQVPNNQLNYNKRSSAGKVHSFSESQQLEQPKQLEQEGPATGQPQAPELQEPKQPPQAEESFPEIITELPTVTITELPLDRVKNRLDSVILDGSPATAGNHSDEEQHQQQQPHEDQHMQVLEADEEVPQKDEQMPKINDPGGGIQVDGMVAQEAATVGETQESSEELQPGSAAFNETEGTANLTNANEEVPMPVFSEWAQKQMEAEASREQAMELEQQVVNKSAQRKNNTGSSSGKPPTLKLRSKNYASPDCGAKIIAHNSESKHTEAVLTQSTDEYMLSTCESRIWFVVELCEAIQAQKVDVANYELFSSSPKNFTVAVSKRFPTRDWSNVGRFAAEDKRTIQTFELHPHLFGKFVRVDITSHYSNEHFCPLSLFRVFGTSEYEAFETEIRPSDDLDDFYDDYGAQEQKAAVGSGGNIFQSASDAVMQMVKKAAEVLVKPTKALKWSEESVLCQTPAFEAYSCSNCNATLVERINSLLSCQFQQLQALLSLSRLRSDLLNSRVCHEEFGISLTGSEFASKMGKEQSYFLSILPAEHVGAMCKLIQAEQNVTDQNHTKAPSLKQHVSSPEPVQDNATATGVRQDCENSKERQPRKTPTKDPLTPSLEVVVPEVSQEVPSLEDQSSTSSETVSTTNSTPADVNIFNMPSESEEVVKVQLSPEPTLPTTLQPSDVESFTDAPSTNALPASSEANGDLGMEEGNPANWDGIDNLLTTTVASITAGGGAAAAAAAVVNGNGNIGGAGVVGAGGPASVSSVNMQQKLTNGAQSESVFIRLSNRIKALERNMSLSGQYLEELSRRYKKQVEELQQTLTQQTLTVRQLEDQSRRYVEQEQLYQQHSAELAGEVRALSYQVQACILVIIIVGTCIVLMLVLGTVYYRKLRRQQQQLLKKDQADHPPVAAKPKLDRRKSYEQMPNQSTPKQRRPSEEAMLILKECGDSNMQELDPPSRQRKISVCYGSNNNIAANMAIANTNGGASVRNSLHRRKGAKHSWHNSLDTTETICGEQTDKFFDVDTLKSIKQSCGKPGKKKSHQQLKPLGLKRQESAPATYTPDLQAEEPATQSDFDESLMLDDDDLANFIPTSDLAYNEFMPEGPSGYQIVDTVDGKPGKEPGTKKSRRLSSPAFFKSPFSKSKNKGYSFNGVKNSHSVHEPTSWEWYRLKRSEKHQQQQQAKLASKSLPSASLDSSSLSEVNFPLNSSTAQNSFRILGEAILSSGEGRITPNGNGNAMSGGLASSSSGSGSGGSTTSSTTKKKQRALNNLFRKAFDF, from the exons ATGCAAATGCGGCTGCACTTGGTGCGCTTTATGTTCATAAATCTGCTGCTGAG CTGCTGTTTCTGGTTGTACGACAATGTGGCAGCTGCAGACTCACAAATCCCAAGCAGCGATGGCGGCTCAGCCAAGGATGCAGCTCGGAAAACCCACATAGAGCCCGAGGAACCGGCGGCGCCTCCAAGGCCGGAACCTCCGCCCCCGCCACTCCGCGACGGAGCTGGAGTTCTGTTGCCCTCTCCACAGGAAGCCGCGCCCTTCGTTGccacatcctcctcctcctccgccccGGTGCCTCAAACTGGCAATCGGCCAATATCCGGGGACACGTCAGTGCCTGTGAAGGAGCTGCCCGCGCTATCTGACCAGCAGCGGGCCAATAGCCATAGTGAATATGTTAGTGAAATCGATTTAGCCGCTGATGTGGGTGGCTCATCCACCGCCCAAGTGCCaaataatcaattaaattataataagcGTAGCAGTGCCGGGAAAGTGCATAGTTTTAGTGAATCGCAGCAATTAGAGCAACCAAAGCAATTGGAGCAGGAGGGGCCGGCGACGGGGCAGCCGCAAGCGCCGGAACTGCAGGAACCAAAACAACCACCGCAGGCGGAAGAAAG CTTTCCCGAGATCATTACGGAGCTGCCAACTGTCACAATAACTGAACTCCCGCTGGATCGAGTTAAGAACCGCCTGGATTCGGTTATCCTGGACGGGTCCCCGGCCACAGCCGGAAACCATAGCGATgaggagcagcatcagcagcagcaacctcATGAAGACCAGCACATGCAAGTGCTGGAGGCTGACGAGGAAGTTCCTCAAAAAG ATGAGCAAATGCCGAAGATAAACGATCCCGGCGGAGGCATTCAAGTGGATGGAATGGTCGCACAAGAAGCTGCGACAGTGGGCGAAACCCAAGAGAGCAGCGAGGAGTTGCAGCCCGGATCAGCTGCATTCAATGAGACAGAGGGTACTGCTAACCTGACGAATGCCAACGAGGAAGTGCCCATGCCAGTGTTTTCCGAGTGGGCGCAGAAGCAAATGGAGGCGGAGGCCAGCAGGGAGCAGGccatggagctggagcagcaggtggTAAATAAGTCCGCCCAACGCAAGAACAACACTGGATCTTCCAGTGGAAAGCCGCCGACACTGAAGCTGCGCTCCAAGAACTACGCCTCGCCGGACTGCGGAGCCAAGATCATCGCACACAACTCGGAGTCCAAGCATACGGAGGCTGTGCTAACCCAATCCACCGATGAGTACATGCTGAGTACTTGCGAAAGTCGGATTTGGTTCGTAGTGGAGCTATGCGAGGCCATTCAGGCGCAGAAGGTGGACGTGGCCAACTATGAGCTGTTCAGTTCGTCCCCCAAAAACTTTACGGTGGCCGTCTCGAAGCGATTCCCCACCCGAGACTGGAGCAATGTGGGACGCTTCGCGGCGGAGGACAAGCGAACAATCCAGACTTTTGAGCTCCATCCCCACTTATTTGGAAAATTCGTGCGCGTCGATATCACCTCGCACTACTCCAATGAGCACTTTTGTCCGCTTTCGTTGTTCCGAGTGTTTGGCACCTCCGAGTACGAGGCTTTCGAAACGGAAATCCGACCAAGCGATGACCTGGACGATTTCTACGATGACTACGGCGCTCAAGAACAGAAGGCAGCCGTgggcagtggtggcaacaTCTTTCAAAGCGCCTCGGATGCAGTGATGCAAATGGTCAAGAAGGCCGCAGAGGTTCTTGTAAAGCCCACAAAGGCTCTGAAGTGGTCAGAGGAATCGGTGCTCTGTCAAACGCCAGCATTTGAAGCCTACAGCTGTAGCAATTGCAATGCCACCCTGGTAGAGAGGATTAACAGTCTTTTGTCCTGCCAgttccagcagctgcaggcgcTCCTCAGTCTTAGTCGCTTGCGGTCAGATCTTTTGAACAGTCGCGTATGCCACGAGGAGTTCGGCATAAGCCTAACGGGCTCGGAGTTCGCAAGTAAAATGGGCAAGGAGCAGAGCTATTTCCTCAGTATCTTGCCAGCGGAGCACGTGGGAGCCATGTGTAAACTGATTCAGGCGGAGCAGAATGTGACTGACCAAAACCATACAAAGGCGCCTTCTCTGAAGCAACACGTCAGCTCACCAGAACCAGTGCAGGATAACGCCACAGCTACGGGTGTTCGTCAGGATTGTGAGAACAGTAAGGAACGCCAGCCGAGAAAAACGCCCACAAAGGACCCGCTAACACCAAGTCTTGAGGTTGTGGTGCCCGAGGTAAGCCAAGAAGTGCCTTCATTGGAAGACCAGTCGTCGACCTCCAGCGAAACAGTCTCCACAACGAACTCCACGCCTGCCGAcgtaaatatattcaatatgCCGTCGGAATCTGAGGAAGTGGTTAAAGTGCAGCTTTCTCCGGAGCCAACACTTCCAACAACCTTGCAGCCCAGCGATGTGGAATCGTTCACTGACGCTCCTAGCACAAATGCACTCCCTGCCTCTAGTGAAGCGAACGGAGATCTGGGTATGGAGGAGGGTAATCCGGCTAACTGGGACGGCATTGACAACCTACTGACCACGACGGTGGCTTCGATAACCGCTGGCGGAGgtgcagctgccgctgcagccgccGTGGTGAACGGAAACGGCAACATCGGAGGAGCCGGCGTTGTCGGAGCAGGAGGACCAGCCAGTGTGTCCAGTGTTAACATGCAGCAGAAACTGACAAATGGAGCCCAGTCGGAGAGTGTGTTCATCAGGCTCTCCAATCGCATAAAG GCGCTCGAACGAAACATGTCGCTTTCTGGACAATACCTGGAGGAGCTCTCGAGGCGCTACAAGAAGCaagtggaggagctgcagcagacGCTGACACAACAGACGCTCACGGTGCGCCAACTGGAGGATCAAAGCAGGCGGTACGtagagcaggagcagctgtaCCAGCAGCACAGCGCGGAGTTGGCCGGCGAGGTGAGGGCATTGTCGTACCAGGTGCAGGCCTGCATCCTGGTCATCATCATTGTGGGCACCTGCATCGTCCTGATGCTCGTCCTGGGCACTGTATACTATCGCAAGCTGCgacgccagcaacaacagctacTGAAGAAGGACCAGGCGGACCATCCACCTGTGGCTGCAAAACCGAAACTGGATCGCCGTAAGTCCTATGAACAGATGCCAAATCAAAGCACACCCAAGCAACGGCGCCCAAGTGAGGAGGCCATGCTCATTCTGAAGGAGTGCGGGGACAGCAACATGCAGGAGCTGGATCCACCAAGCCGACAGCGCAAAATTTCCGTTTGCtatggcagcaacaataacataGCCGCCAATATGGCGATTGCCAACACAAATGGCGGTGCAAGTGTTCGAAATTCTCTGCACAGGCGAAAGGGAGCCAAGCACTCGTGGCACAACAGTCTGGATACCACGGAGACGATCTGCGGCGAGCAAACGGACAAGTTCTTCGATGTGG ACACGCTTAAAAGCATAAAGCAAAGCTGCGGTAAGCCGGGCAAGAAGAAATCCCATCAGCAACTGAAACCATTGGGCCTTAAGCGCCAGGAATCCGCGCCAGCCACCTATACGCCGGATTTGCAAGCTGAAGAACCAGCCACGCAGAGCGACTTCGACGAGAGCCTGATGCTTGACGATGATGATCTAGCTAACTTTATACCCACCAGCGATTTGGCCTACAATGAGTTTATGCCAGAAGGACCCTCGGGCTACCAGATTGTGGACACAGTAGACGGAAAACCTGGCAAAGAGCCAGGCACCAAGAAATCGAGACGCCTGTCCTCGCCGGCATTCTTTAAGTCGCCCTTTAGCAAGAGCAAAAACAAGGGCTACAGCTTTAATGGCGTCAAAAACAGTCATTCGGTGCACGAGCCCACATCCTGGGAGTGGTACCGCCTCAAGCGAAGCGAaaagcaccagcagcaacagcaggcgaAGCTGGCCAGCAAGAGTCTGCCCAGCGCTAGCCTGGACAGCTCGTCGCTGTCGGAGGTAAACTTTCCACTTAACTCCAGCACCGCACAGAATTCGTTTCGCATACTGGGCGAGGCCATTCTGTCCTCCGGGGAGGGACGCATCACCCCGAATGGGAATGGCAACGCAATGTCTGGTGGTCTGGCAAGCAGCAGtagtggaagtggcagtggtggcagcACCACCTCATCCACCaccaagaagaagcagcgcGCCCTTAACAACCTCTTTCGCAAGGCCTTCGATTTTTAA